The following are encoded together in the Anaerostipes caccae L1-92 genome:
- a CDS encoding TetR/AcrR family transcriptional regulator, protein MDETGQKIIDAAMSLVRDKGYMATTTKDIANSAGVNECTLFRKFQNKKSIVMSGIEQEKWRADFTPDVFQDVRWELRHDLEMYMREYMKRITPDFVRLSIGLRAPQIYEETAPFIMKVPQTFLSSLISYFEQMAQKGRIPKADFEVLAMTFFSSTFGYTFLNASFEQKLSEVEREDFIKKTVAAFLYGITAE, encoded by the coding sequence ATGGACGAGACTGGTCAAAAAATTATTGATGCGGCGATGTCTCTGGTAAGGGATAAAGGATACATGGCAACGACTACAAAAGACATCGCCAATTCCGCAGGGGTGAATGAATGTACTCTGTTTCGGAAGTTTCAGAATAAGAAAAGTATCGTTATGAGCGGTATTGAGCAGGAAAAGTGGCGGGCGGATTTTACGCCGGATGTATTTCAGGATGTCCGGTGGGAACTACGGCATGATCTGGAAATGTATATGAGAGAGTATATGAAGAGGATAACTCCTGACTTTGTGAGACTCTCCATTGGTCTGCGGGCTCCGCAGATTTATGAGGAAACAGCACCATTTATTATGAAAGTCCCCCAGACGTTCCTCTCATCGCTGATTTCTTACTTTGAACAGATGGCACAGAAAGGCAGGATTCCCAAGGCAGATTTTGAGGTTTTGGCTATGACGTTTTTTTCCAGCACGTTTGGTTATACATTTTTAAATGCGTCGTTCGAACAAAAACTTTCGGAGGTTGAGAGAGAAGACTTTATTAAAAAAACAGTTGCCGCATTCCTGTATGGAATTACGGCTGAGTAA
- a CDS encoding (2Fe-2S)-binding protein, with amino-acid sequence MDRDDIICPCVDVTVGEIMDAYEDGATTVDAVKDATGAGSICGACLDNIEELLTELKSK; translated from the coding sequence ATGGACCGTGACGATATTATCTGTCCATGTGTCGATGTGACCGTGGGAGAAATAATGGATGCCTATGAAGACGGTGCCACAACAGTGGACGCAGTCAAAGACGCAACCGGCGCAGGAAGCATCTGCGGGGCTTGTCTTGACAATATTGAAGAATTACTTACAGAATTAAAATCCAAATAG
- the ilvB gene encoding biosynthetic-type acetolactate synthase large subunit, translating to MEITGAQLVVKALKAENTDTLFAYPGGQAIDLFNELYDEKEIRIIMPRHEQGLVHAADGYARASGKTGVCLVTSGPGTTNLVTGIATANIDSVPLVCFTGQVSSGLIGRESFQEVNTVQIMKSICKYAVTVRDRRELGEAVRSAFQAARSGRPGAAVVDLPKDIQQELGSDFYPLCTDDKAEVPVPEEVTDRCLEALRTARKPLFLIGGGVHTAGAEKEMTRLAEKTGIPVVTTIMGKGVLPSDHPLYIGNLGIHGSFAANMAVSECDVLFAVGTRFNDRITGNTDSFADKAVLIHADIEPDVISQNVPADISVASDAGKLIRILLKRAKPSGAGEWVSRLNLWKQRHPVTVKKSTSEEISARDVTEQINDLFDSAVITTDVGQNQMWALQFLQLSEKKKMLTSGGMGTMGYGFPAAIGAKLGDPRKDVIAICGDGGFQMNIQELATAVLYELPIIICILNNGYLGNVRQWQEMFYERRYSATCTCRRESCMKECKGPSAQCPSGYIPDFVRLARSYGAEGIRVREVKDIRSALLKAKERKDVPTVIEFIIGREQNVLPMVSPGNSLENMIGGE from the coding sequence ATGGAGATTACAGGAGCACAGCTGGTTGTGAAAGCATTGAAGGCGGAAAATACAGATACGTTGTTTGCGTATCCGGGAGGTCAGGCGATTGATTTATTTAACGAGCTTTATGATGAGAAGGAGATCAGAATCATTATGCCGCGCCATGAACAGGGATTAGTGCATGCGGCAGACGGATATGCCAGGGCCTCGGGAAAAACAGGAGTCTGTCTTGTGACCAGCGGACCGGGAACGACCAATCTTGTGACCGGCATTGCCACTGCAAATATAGACAGTGTTCCTCTCGTTTGTTTTACGGGCCAGGTTTCTTCAGGGCTGATCGGGCGAGAATCTTTCCAGGAAGTAAACACAGTTCAGATCATGAAAAGTATTTGTAAATATGCAGTGACCGTACGTGACAGAAGGGAACTGGGGGAAGCGGTCCGCAGCGCCTTTCAGGCAGCCCGGTCAGGAAGGCCCGGCGCGGCGGTCGTCGATCTGCCGAAGGATATTCAGCAGGAACTGGGTTCTGATTTTTATCCGCTGTGCACAGACGATAAAGCTGAAGTGCCTGTGCCGGAGGAAGTCACAGACCGTTGTCTGGAAGCGTTAAGGACAGCCCGAAAGCCTCTGTTTTTGATTGGAGGGGGTGTACATACTGCAGGAGCGGAAAAAGAAATGACCAGGCTGGCAGAGAAGACCGGGATACCGGTTGTCACGACCATCATGGGGAAAGGGGTTCTTCCCTCAGATCATCCGCTGTATATAGGAAATCTGGGTATTCACGGGAGCTTTGCGGCAAACATGGCTGTCAGCGAGTGTGATGTCCTGTTTGCCGTCGGAACCCGGTTTAATGACCGTATCACTGGAAACACGGACAGTTTTGCGGATAAGGCAGTCCTTATCCATGCAGACATAGAGCCGGATGTAATTTCGCAGAATGTACCGGCAGATATATCGGTTGCTTCGGATGCCGGGAAACTGATCCGGATTCTTCTTAAAAGAGCAAAACCGTCTGGGGCCGGGGAGTGGGTCAGCCGTCTGAACCTGTGGAAACAGCGGCATCCGGTCACTGTAAAGAAAAGCACATCTGAGGAAATCAGCGCACGGGACGTGACAGAACAGATCAATGACTTGTTTGACAGTGCCGTGATTACAACGGATGTAGGGCAAAATCAGATGTGGGCGTTACAGTTTTTACAGCTGTCGGAGAAGAAAAAAATGCTTACTTCCGGAGGCATGGGAACAATGGGATATGGTTTTCCTGCTGCCATAGGCGCTAAATTAGGAGATCCCCGGAAAGATGTCATAGCCATATGCGGAGACGGCGGATTTCAGATGAACATTCAGGAACTTGCCACGGCAGTGCTCTATGAACTCCCTATTATTATCTGCATCTTAAACAACGGTTATCTGGGCAATGTCCGCCAATGGCAGGAGATGTTTTATGAGAGGCGTTATTCTGCCACATGTACCTGCCGCAGGGAAAGCTGTATGAAAGAATGCAAAGGTCCGTCTGCACAATGTCCGTCCGGTTATATCCCTGACTTTGTCCGTTTGGCACGAAGTTACGGGGCAGAGGGTATCCGGGTCCGGGAAGTGAAAGACATCAGAAGCGCTCTCCTGAAAG